AATGCTGCCGACGACACAGTGACACTTTCTTCGCTAGAGCAGAGAACTCTGAATCCGGAATGGTTTTTGTATACTGAACTGGCAAGATTTTACCTTGGGGAACGTGCAGCTTTGATAATTGATTTGCTTATTTCAAAGGGAAGATTGAGTGTGTTCGAGATACTGGAAAGATCACCTTCTTTGGACGCAAGAAGTATTAGAACAGCTCTGGTATCTTTGATCCAAGTCAGATGCGTCAGATATTGGGAGGAGGTTGCACCGTCCGGGAGATCTACCACGTACTACTATTTCAACGAGGATgggctgctgctgtttttGTACTCTGGCCTGATTATCGAGGAAGTGAGCCAACAGGTTCCGCAGAGCGATTTGGCAGCGCAAATCGCACAAtcaattctttctttggGCTCTATTACTGTCAAGGATTTTTTGCACAACTTCGAGAGCTCAAAGAATGAAATTTTGTCAGTATTTGTGCAGCTCTGTGAGTCAGGATTTCTATCGCCTTTGTCCAAGTTGCATTATGCGCCATTGAACGACCTGTGGACGCATCTATATGAAAAGGAATACGATGCTATACCAAGGACGTCGACCCTCTCGGACCTTAAGAAAAGGACCGAAGCTAAAGGAAAAGCTAAAGTGGAGTTCCAGAAACTGCTCAGTGCAGCCAACGACACGAGCAGCATTCTAACAGTTGATCCTGAAACATCCTTGAGGACTGTGGTAAATACCGCGCCATTGGTCTTGAATCTGGAGAGATTCTTAAAGAGCCGAAGATCCAAGCAGCTAGTCAAGCTTGCTAAGACCAGGACGGGTTCCGTTCCAGCAGAGATTTACAAGGTCGCTCTAGCGATCTCTGAACGCAAGACACCGCCACTGGTAGATCCGATGAAGAGAACAGGATTGCTGCAAGAACTCGACGAAGCGAAGGCCATCGAGGAGGACTTGGAACTTATGGAGGAGAAGACCCAAGGAGTTACGTTCAACGCCATAGATATTTCAAAATACCTACCTTCTACTTTCGACCTTCGTGGAACTATGGTATCAACTTTAAAAGGCACCAGAAATTCAAACGATACAGGCGGCCAGCCGAATAAGAGACTGAAAACCGAGGATGGATTCGTGATTCCTCCATTGCCCAAAAATATTAACAACGAGGTTGATCAGaatgaagacgaagatTTTGAGGATTTTGACGACAACGATCCAGATCCACATTCGATCTCTCTCATCAATAATCACCTAAGACTGCTCGCCTCTTCAAGTATCCCATTCCTCAAAGAGTCAAGGCCGGGCGTGTATTATGTACCTTATTCGAAGCTGGTTCCTGCACTCAAATCTTCCGTTTACGATTATTTGCTTGCTTCTACTCTGGGTCCATCGGCAATGCGCATTCGTCGCTGCATTTGTGCCAATAGTTTAGTGTCAGAGAAGGTAATCAACTCGACAGCTCTTATGAAGGAGAAAGACATTAGATCTACTATTGCCTCCCTTGTGAAGTATAACGTGGTTGAGATACAGGAAGTCCCAAGAACAGCAGATAGGGCTGCTTCCAGGGCTGTATTCCTATTCAGATCAAAGGAGAGGCATGCTTACGATTTTATGAAGCAGAATCTTGCCTGGAATATTGGAAACCTCTTATTCAAAAAAGAGAAACTGAAGGAGGAGAATATTGATCTTCTAACAAAAGCAAATAGAGATGACGTTAAAGGGAGAGAAAGTGAACTTTTACTGCCAAGTGAGTTGAATCAGCTTAGAATGGTCAACGAGCGCGAATTGAACATAATAACTCGCGTGTGTCGGGTTCTATCACTTTGGGAAgttttcaaattcttttGAATTATAGAGAGCTATCAACGTAATATCTATAAAACACAACATAACAAAAACCCGCCAGGTTAATTGAGCCCTAAAAGCATTGCCTCAGAGCGGATATAGCTGTTTTATTCCAAGGTGCCAAAAAcagacttctttgaacACTTCTAACATCTTTTTGCATACAATAGAGTGCGCTTAGCTGGTTTACATTTATCTTATTCTGCCCATCCGCAGCTACTCTGAGGGATATTTTCTTGTCAACCGCAGTCCAAGTACTGTGATCATTCATGAAAAAGAATGAGCTTCTTTGCCATGAGGTGACCGGCTTGGCCTTTAATTCTAACCGGGCCTTGATCTGTTCTATCAGATAGGGAAGGTCCTTGTGCTTATCCGCGATCAAATTTGATAACGACATTCCTGTCAACTCTCCTAAAATAACTTTCAAATCGTCCGTCTTTTGTTCGACAATGGCAATAGCGGCAATGGTAAAGCCAACAAGCAATTCAGGTCCATTCTGCGAAACATATTCCATCAACTCTTCCAACGCAATCTCTTTGGCTTCATCTGAGCCCATGTCATAAAGGATTTTCGCTGTTAAAATACTCAAATgtcttgaagtttttgaagctttaaGTACTTCCTGCAGGCTTTGCAGCGTCTCATCATAATTCTGTAAAAAGAAGTTAGCCAAACTCAAGGATATTTGGTTAGATAGGCTAATCATTGATGTGTCGCGGCCCGCGAATTCAGTTAATATACTTTCCGAAATTTTGGCATCATCTATGGCTAACTGAAATTCGCCAAATCCAAGTTTAATGCGGGCAATCTGGGCCTTTATTATCGCATAATTGTAAAGATCTTCGTCACTCTGAGCTTTCTCGAACTTTATTTCCAGCAGTTCAACTAGGTCGTTGGAGACACGATGTGCATTGGGATACAAATGCAGTCTCTCAAAAATCAGTAATGCACATTGAAGTGCAAAATTGTCCCGCGggttttctttgaagtaCTGATCGAGCCCGTAAGCCGCCGTTGCtagttcttcagctgcttcgAGGTCCCTTTCGTCAAAAGAGTCGCCAATTCTACGCTCTAAAACACTTTTCGCATAAAGAAGTTGAGCAACTTTCGATTTGCCATTAGACAAGACGAAGGCATGTGCGAACATCCTGTGACTATCCACTATATTTCCTTCCATTTCGTGTACTAATGCAAATCCTAGCCATGGCGAGGAATTCTGAGGAGACAAACTTTGTGACCGATTGAGAACATCCTTGGAAAACTCCACATCGTTATTCTTCAATCCCAATACGGCCAGATCAAACCACACGTCTGCGTCTCTCGGCGACAATGCTGAAGCTTTGATAAAGCAATGCTGAGCTACCCGATAGTTTACATCCATAGTTGCCACACCCAAACCTATCCATGATTCTACAGCATTCGACTGCTGATGAATGGAAGCTTTGTAACAAGCGATGGCCGCATCTCTGTATTTCACTTCCTTGAGGACATGATAAGCAGTCAACTCCGCGCTTCCGACGTTATGCCATAGGGAGGATCTGACCGTTCTAGActgctcttcaagcttcGTTGTTGAGAAGCTGTACTTGGCAGATAAAATCAGAAACTTGCATGCAATTGATATACTGCTATCGTCGATAGCCGACAACACTTGGTCAAAAGTAATACCATCAATATCGTCAATCACCCGAGTCGATTCAGTAGCGTCAAATGCTCTGAAAATGCCAACTAGCGATTCAATGGGCAGCTTGTCCACCTTGGAAGCGATTGTCACAAATAAACCCAATGCCTTTGAAAGTACCAACCACAAGAGCTGTCCACTGCAGTGAAGCTCTATAATTGCATACTGTAGAGTTTCAATGACGCCTTCGGAAATTGCTATCGACTTCGTTAGAAGTCCCTGGGAGTACAGGTCTATAGCATAATCAACAGAAACGCTTGCAAGCATGATCTGATATATTTCTTCCCTAGGAGATAGCGCTGTAATTCTTTCCAATATATTGATGCTTTCAACATATTCACCCATCGCGGCGAGCGACTGGGCTTTCAAATATTGGCAATGAAAGTGCTCTGAATCAATTTCTAAAGCTCTGTCGAAAACTTTTGTTGAGGCCTCGACACGACCACAGGCGTGATATGCTTGACCTAAACCAATTAGGGATTCAACGTCGGTGGGATTTATACGAAGAGCTCCCTGAAACCACTCAATGGAAGCAGCCTCATCTTGTGTTTCCAAATAAAATATACCAACTGCTCTATACGCCCAATTCAtgtctttcaactttttcCTATTGCTCTCTGCACTTATCAATCTCTTAGCCACGGTGGAAGCAGCTTGCCAATTAGTCAAGTTCGCATAGTGCTCAGCCATGTATTTAGCTGCAGTAGCGTCTCTAGCATTAAGTTCAAATGCCTTATAATAACATTTAAATGCTCTTACCTTATCTTCGAAAAAGGAAGAATAGATATCGCCAAGAGTCGAATAATTAGCAGCAAATGTGTCTAGAACTTTGATGGAATTGACCAACTGCTTAAAAGCAACTTTCACATAATTAAGATCCTCAGagccatctctttcttcaagcataATGTAAACTTTAGCTTGTCTCCAAAGGTTCAGAGCCCTAAATTCCGCCGATCGAAGGTCAGTTCCTTCGCTTGCCGCCAGTACAGTTTTGAATTTTGAAACAGCCTCTTCTAGTAGTCCAAGCTGAGCCTCGTTCCAAGCTAGCTCAGAAAGTACCTCCATGTTATCAGGAAATTGCGCTGAAACCTCACTCAGTAATACGTTAGCCTTTTCCCATTCCGCCCTCTCAACAAAAATGAGTCCCTTTCCCAGCTTGGCATGTGTGTTATCTGGATCATCGGCcagaatcttttcaaacaGGCTCAGAGCTGCATTATGATTTTTGGGAGGATCAATGTAGGTATACAAGATCGCCAGGCTCAATGTGAACTGCTTCTTGGAGTTAGCAAAACGGCCTCCTAAATCCCTTATATTGTAGGCAATAACAGATATACCGGTCTTAACATATGGTAACGCAGCTTCGTATTCTTTCGAGAGTAAATAGTATTGCGATACTATTCTGTTCGCAAGGATGCTGTTCTGAGCCTTGGGAATGTTATCAAGTAAAGCGTCCACGACTTCCTCCTCCAGAAGACCTGACGTTTCATTCTCTTTTTCCATCATATCGTTCAAGGCATTCTTCtcactttcatcaatatcaGCCAGCTCCCGACCTTCCTCTGGCTCAGAGGGCTGATCCAGAGATGCATTCAACTTCTTAATATCATATTTGGAAAGGTTTGATGACAGCCAAGCATATAGAATGATTGCCAAGGGTTCTAGCGGGAACTTTTTAAAAAATTTCAGTATAAGCTCTTGATCCATATTATCGAGATCAGCATAGTCTTGCCATTCAAAGTACAGTCTCCAAGCTGTTGATGATCTATGGTCCACAAGAACCATGTCATCCACCATTCTTTTAACCTGCTCATAAAATGAGCTCTTGATTTCTTTAGGCATCGATTTCAAAACTAGCAGTCGGTATTCCAGCCACCT
The nucleotide sequence above comes from Torulaspora globosa chromosome 6, complete sequence. Encoded proteins:
- the RPC82 gene encoding DNA-directed RNA polymerase III subunit C82 (ancestral locus Anc_7.547); translation: MASVAPVGSTQASATPAATPTPAASNAADDTVTLSSLEQRTLNPEWFLYTELARFYLGERAALIIDLLISKGRLSVFEILERSPSLDARSIRTALVSLIQVRCVRYWEEVAPSGRSTTYYYFNEDGLLLFLYSGLIIEEVSQQVPQSDLAAQIAQSILSLGSITVKDFLHNFESSKNEILSVFVQLCESGFLSPLSKLHYAPLNDLWTHLYEKEYDAIPRTSTLSDLKKRTEAKGKAKVEFQKLLSAANDTSSILTVDPETSLRTVVNTAPLVLNLERFLKSRRSKQLVKLAKTRTGSVPAEIYKVALAISERKTPPLVDPMKRTGLLQELDEAKAIEEDLELMEEKTQGVTFNAIDISKYLPSTFDLRGTMVSTLKGTRNSNDTGGQPNKRLKTEDGFVIPPLPKNINNEVDQNEDEDFEDFDDNDPDPHSISLINNHLRLLASSSIPFLKESRPGVYYVPYSKLVPALKSSVYDYLLASTLGPSAMRIRRCICANSLVSEKVINSTALMKEKDIRSTIASLVKYNVVEIQEVPRTADRAASRAVFLFRSKERHAYDFMKQNLAWNIGNLLFKKEKLKEENIDLLTKANRDDVKGRESELLLPSELNQLRMVNERELNIITRVCRVLSLWEVFKFF
- the SKI3 gene encoding SKI complex subunit tetratricopeptide repeat protein SKI3 (ancestral locus Anc_7.546), giving the protein MSTVKDLLKEAKAELAREDYEEAAKISLQVLKQDQSNYFAQVFLGKSYSCMEGKAREAVHRYKVAIELAPENLLAWKGLFLFLNGGPVVPEVVSYDEYFDLSGEYARILCEQQQSQVELIHELRAFRKKKPDSRESFLWHMVPGNPMAEQLGRHLITPQAALKELIDILDSKEKAYVSKIVSRERLKFSAQDPDYQIKMNSLAWDVYQNSKLDHLFNQLINITDDDDERAELETRWLEYRLLVLKSMPKEIKSSFYEQVKRMVDDMVLVDHRSSTAWRLYFEWQDYADLDNMDQELILKFFKKFPLEPLAIILYAWLSSNLSKYDIKKLNASLDQPSEPEEGRELADIDESEKNALNDMMEKENETSGLLEEEVVDALLDNIPKAQNSILANRIVSQYYLLSKEYEAALPYVKTGISVIAYNIRDLGGRFANSKKQFTLSLAILYTYIDPPKNHNAALSLFEKILADDPDNTHAKLGKGLIFVERAEWEKANVLLSEVSAQFPDNMEVLSELAWNEAQLGLLEEAVSKFKTVLAASEGTDLRSAEFRALNLWRQAKVYIMLEERDGSEDLNYVKVAFKQLVNSIKVLDTFAANYSTLGDIYSSFFEDKVRAFKCYYKAFELNARDATAAKYMAEHYANLTNWQAASTVAKRLISAESNRKKLKDMNWAYRAVGIFYLETQDEAASIEWFQGALRINPTDVESLIGLGQAYHACGRVEASTKVFDRALEIDSEHFHCQYLKAQSLAAMGEYVESINILERITALSPREEIYQIMLASVSVDYAIDLYSQGLLTKSIAISEGVIETLQYAIIELHCSGQLLWLVLSKALGLFVTIASKVDKLPIESLVGIFRAFDATESTRVIDDIDGITFDQVLSAIDDSSISIACKFLILSAKYSFSTTKLEEQSRTVRSSLWHNVGSAELTAYHVLKEVKYRDAAIACYKASIHQQSNAVESWIGLGVATMDVNYRVAQHCFIKASALSPRDADVWFDLAVLGLKNNDVEFSKDVLNRSQSLSPQNSSPWLGFALVHEMEGNIVDSHRMFAHAFVLSNGKSKVAQLLYAKSVLERRIGDSFDERDLEAAEELATAAYGLDQYFKENPRDNFALQCALLIFERLHLYPNAHRVSNDLVELLEIKFEKAQSDEDLYNYAIIKAQIARIKLGFGEFQLAIDDAKISESILTEFAGRDTSMISLSNQISLSLANFFLQNYDETLQSLQEVLKASKTSRHLSILTAKILYDMGSDEAKEIALEELMEYVSQNGPELLVGFTIAAIAIVEQKTDDLKVILGELTGMSLSNLIADKHKDLPYLIEQIKARLELKAKPVTSWQRSSFFFMNDHSTWTAVDKKISLRVAADGQNKINVNQLSALYCMQKDVRSVQRSLFLAPWNKTAISALRQCF